One Halobaculum roseum DNA segment encodes these proteins:
- a CDS encoding dipeptide epimerase has product MSASSSTLTASFERVSLPLEHDFTISRGTTTAAENVIVRIEDEGGMVGVGAAAPSSHYGETADTVVAVLPDLLAEVETVGDPHAIAEIEERMEGVVADNPAARCGVSIALHDLAAKRLGVPLYRLWGLNPADAPTSSYTIGIDDTDVMREKTAAAVESGYSTLKLKLGTDRDREVVEAVREEAPEATLRVDANEAWTPRETARKSEWLADLGVEFIEQPIPAENPAGLKDASERSVLPIAADESCVTLADIPRIADRCDIANLKLMKCGGLLEAKRMVHAARAHGLDVMLGCMVESNAAIAAGCHLGPLLDYADLDGSLLLADGADPFEGVPMPEGRIDLEGFDRAGTGAVERGEGGR; this is encoded by the coding sequence ATGTCGGCCTCCTCGTCGACGCTTACCGCGTCCTTCGAGCGCGTCTCGCTACCGCTGGAACACGACTTCACCATCTCGCGGGGCACCACCACCGCCGCCGAGAACGTGATCGTCCGGATCGAGGACGAGGGCGGAATGGTCGGGGTCGGCGCCGCCGCGCCGTCGAGCCACTACGGCGAGACGGCCGACACCGTCGTGGCCGTGCTCCCGGACCTGCTCGCCGAGGTCGAGACCGTCGGCGACCCCCACGCCATCGCGGAGATCGAGGAGCGCATGGAGGGCGTGGTCGCCGACAACCCCGCCGCCCGCTGTGGCGTCTCCATCGCGCTGCACGATCTGGCCGCGAAACGCCTCGGCGTCCCGCTGTACCGCCTGTGGGGGCTGAACCCCGCGGACGCCCCCACGTCGTCGTACACGATCGGCATCGACGACACCGACGTGATGCGCGAGAAGACCGCCGCCGCCGTCGAGTCGGGCTACTCCACCCTCAAGCTCAAACTGGGCACCGACCGCGACCGCGAGGTCGTCGAGGCGGTGCGCGAGGAGGCGCCCGAGGCGACGCTGCGCGTCGACGCGAACGAGGCGTGGACCCCGCGCGAGACCGCCCGAAAGAGCGAGTGGCTCGCGGATCTGGGCGTCGAGTTCATCGAACAGCCCATCCCCGCGGAGAACCCGGCGGGCCTGAAGGACGCCTCCGAGCGTTCCGTGCTCCCGATCGCCGCCGACGAGTCGTGCGTCACGCTCGCGGACATCCCGCGGATCGCCGATCGCTGCGACATCGCGAACCTGAAGCTGATGAAGTGCGGCGGCCTGCTGGAGGCGAAACGGATGGTTCACGCCGCCCGCGCGCACGGCCTCGACGTCATGCTCGGCTGCATGGTCGAGTCGAACGCCGCCATCGCCGCCGGCTGTCACCTCGGACCGCTGCTCGATTACGCGGATCTGGACGGCAGCCTGCTGCTCGCGGACGGGGCGGACCCGTTCGAGGGCGTTCCGATGCCGGAGGGGAGGATCGATCTGGAGGGGTTCGACCGCGCGGGGACGGGCGCGGTTGAGCGGGGCGAGGGCGGGCGATAG
- a CDS encoding class I SAM-dependent methyltransferase has translation MANHRRENRRLWDEWSDTFQSYWNANTAEGELPPAPSPFDTDRAGGTDPDPLDSIAGAEYVELGCGGGQGSVGTARLGADAVVGVDFSREQLRHARRLRDFYGVDARFVQGDVTDLPLPDDAFDLASSEAAFQMIPDIDRALAEARRVLRDGGVFVLSLPHPLYEALDAESRTLEGDYLDTGPREVTVDDGYESTLVLFDRTVARVYNALRDAGFEVNRMLEHVTDPVAGSDPDESDRPDVLWEVPRSVRFRAVAR, from the coding sequence ATGGCGAACCACCGACGGGAGAACCGTCGGCTCTGGGACGAGTGGAGCGACACCTTCCAGTCGTACTGGAACGCGAACACGGCCGAGGGGGAGTTGCCGCCCGCGCCCTCGCCGTTCGACACCGACCGGGCGGGGGGAACGGACCCCGACCCCCTCGACTCGATCGCGGGCGCCGAGTACGTCGAACTCGGCTGCGGCGGCGGACAGGGGAGCGTCGGCACCGCCCGGCTCGGCGCCGACGCGGTCGTCGGGGTCGACTTCTCCCGCGAGCAGCTCCGGCACGCCCGGCGCCTCCGCGACTTCTACGGCGTCGACGCCCGGTTCGTGCAGGGCGACGTGACCGACCTCCCGCTGCCGGACGACGCGTTCGATCTGGCCTCCTCGGAGGCCGCGTTCCAGATGATACCGGACATCGACCGCGCGCTCGCGGAGGCACGGCGCGTCCTCCGCGACGGCGGCGTGTTCGTGCTCAGCCTCCCGCACCCGCTGTACGAGGCGCTCGACGCCGAGTCGCGGACGCTGGAGGGCGACTACCTCGACACCGGTCCCCGCGAGGTCACGGTCGACGACGGGTACGAGTCGACGCTGGTCCTGTTCGACCGCACTGTCGCACGGGTGTACAACGCCCTCCGCGACGCCGGGTTCGAAGTGAACCGGATGCTCGAACACGTTACCGACCCGGTCGCCGGGAGCGACCCCGACGAGAGCGACCGGCCGGACGTGCTGTGGGAGGTACCCCGAAGCGTCCGGTTCCGGGCGGTCGCGCGGTGA
- a CDS encoding anthranilate phosphoribosyltransferase: protein MAKATTEADEEFGEWPLKRLMTEVCGSGPKSADDMTRAQASEAMRRIFAGEPDHTTLGAFWLANRWKRNNPEELAAYVDEMCARVEYAEPEVDPVDCGANYDGKGETAILGAAAGIVAAGAGTPVVVHSGDRVPTQKQDAYKHVLDELGVATELTPRDSAEMVDETGFGFYYQPAFNPAVDDLFERRDMMGVRSFVNTIETLANPAGASTHLGSFYHLAFAKKVVDTFVESEFHDLDRVIMFQGMEGYDDIRPGYTKVAEWNAGVDADGEEGSEGDSFDDYEIETPAYGMDFEEADLAVDDVAADSATLTEDVVAGERDDHWADAVALNAAVRIYAGGDAADIDEGLELAREAVADGSAADVLSDLRDF from the coding sequence ATGGCGAAGGCGACCACCGAGGCGGACGAGGAATTCGGCGAGTGGCCGCTCAAGCGGCTGATGACCGAGGTCTGCGGCTCCGGCCCGAAGTCGGCCGACGACATGACCCGCGCGCAGGCGAGCGAGGCGATGCGCCGGATCTTCGCGGGCGAGCCGGACCACACCACGCTGGGCGCGTTCTGGCTGGCGAACCGCTGGAAGCGCAACAACCCCGAGGAGCTGGCCGCGTACGTCGACGAGATGTGCGCGCGCGTCGAGTACGCCGAGCCCGAGGTCGACCCCGTCGACTGCGGCGCCAACTACGACGGCAAGGGCGAGACGGCGATCCTCGGCGCCGCCGCGGGCATCGTCGCCGCCGGCGCCGGCACGCCCGTCGTCGTCCACTCCGGCGACCGCGTGCCGACCCAGAAGCAGGACGCGTACAAGCACGTCCTCGACGAACTCGGGGTCGCGACCGAGCTGACGCCGCGCGACTCCGCGGAGATGGTCGACGAGACCGGCTTCGGCTTCTACTACCAGCCGGCGTTCAACCCCGCAGTCGACGACCTGTTCGAGCGCCGCGACATGATGGGCGTGCGCTCGTTCGTCAACACGATCGAGACGCTCGCGAACCCCGCGGGCGCCTCCACCCACCTCGGCTCGTTCTACCACCTCGCGTTCGCGAAGAAGGTGGTCGACACGTTCGTCGAGAGCGAGTTCCACGACCTCGACCGCGTCATCATGTTCCAGGGGATGGAGGGGTACGACGACATCCGGCCGGGCTACACCAAAGTGGCCGAGTGGAACGCGGGGGTCGACGCGGACGGTGAGGAGGGAAGCGAGGGGGACTCGTTCGACGACTACGAGATCGAGACGCCCGCGTACGGCATGGACTTCGAGGAGGCCGATCTGGCGGTCGACGACGTGGCCGCCGACTCTGCGACGCTCACCGAGGACGTCGTCGCCGGCGAGCGCGACGACCACTGGGCCGACGCGGTCGCGCTCAACGCCGCCGTCCGCATCTACGCCGGCGGCGACGCCGCCGACATCGACGAGGGGCTGGAACTGGCCCGCGAGGCCGTCGCCGACGGCTCGGCCGCCGACGTGCTTTCGGACCTGCGCGACTTCTGA
- a CDS encoding DUF1611 domain-containing protein translates to MSDRVAVLAHGKFPDRSKTANGIIRYADYEVAAVLDRDRPGERVADHLPGVADAPVVASFADVPDDVDALVIGIAPIGGGFDESWRPDVEAAIEAGCDVVSGLHYFLNDDDDLAALAAEHGVELWDVRRPDSDIGVAEGRSDEVDADVVLTVGTDCSVGKMTATMEIVDAAREAGIDACAIPTGQTGIMIEGWGNPVDRVVSDFTAGAVEEMILEKGDDHDLLVVEGQGSIVHPAYSAVTCGILHGAMADELVMCHAAGREAIHGYESFDLPPLPEYVDLYESLAAPVHGTEVVAGALNTADLDDDAAAEAAVEEFAAGIDAPATDLIRFGAEEVVEAIR, encoded by the coding sequence ATGTCCGATCGCGTCGCCGTCCTCGCGCACGGGAAGTTCCCCGACCGCTCGAAGACCGCCAACGGCATCATCCGCTACGCCGACTACGAGGTCGCCGCCGTCCTCGACCGCGACCGCCCCGGCGAGCGCGTCGCCGACCACCTCCCCGGCGTGGCCGACGCGCCCGTCGTCGCCTCGTTCGCGGACGTGCCCGACGACGTGGACGCGCTCGTCATCGGGATCGCGCCGATCGGCGGCGGCTTCGACGAGTCGTGGCGGCCGGACGTGGAGGCCGCCATCGAGGCCGGCTGCGACGTGGTCTCGGGGCTCCACTATTTCCTGAACGACGACGACGACCTCGCCGCGCTGGCGGCCGAACACGGCGTCGAGCTGTGGGACGTGCGGCGCCCGGACAGCGACATCGGCGTCGCCGAGGGGCGATCGGACGAGGTCGACGCCGACGTGGTGCTCACCGTCGGCACCGACTGCTCGGTCGGCAAGATGACCGCGACGATGGAGATCGTCGACGCGGCGAGGGAGGCCGGCATCGACGCGTGCGCGATCCCTACGGGCCAGACCGGGATCATGATCGAGGGCTGGGGCAACCCCGTCGACCGCGTCGTCTCTGACTTCACCGCCGGCGCCGTCGAGGAGATGATCCTGGAGAAGGGCGACGACCACGACCTGCTCGTCGTCGAGGGTCAGGGGAGCATCGTCCACCCCGCCTACTCGGCGGTCACCTGCGGCATCCTCCACGGCGCGATGGCGGACGAGCTCGTCATGTGTCACGCCGCCGGTCGGGAGGCGATCCACGGCTACGAGTCGTTCGACCTCCCGCCGCTGCCGGAGTACGTCGACCTGTACGAGTCGCTCGCGGCGCCCGTCCACGGGACCGAGGTCGTCGCCGGCGCGCTCAACACCGCCGACCTCGACGACGACGCGGCCGCCGAGGCCGCCGTCGAGGAGTTCGCCGCCGGGATCGACGCGCCCGCGACGGACCTGATCCGCTTCGGCGCCGAGGAGGTCGTGGAGGCGATCCGGTGA
- a CDS encoding tautomerase family protein has translation MPHLQFDTDADPTPEEKEALAAAVTDLYTDHMETTAGHVAVTIRDRGPADLQLGRAVDGPLVFLDADIREGRPFELKRAFALATMEYLIDEWNVPEENLKVTFTEHAAEGMMGYDRVGGDWEG, from the coding sequence GTGCCACACCTCCAGTTCGACACGGACGCCGACCCGACCCCTGAGGAGAAGGAGGCGCTCGCCGCCGCCGTCACGGACCTGTACACCGATCACATGGAGACGACCGCCGGCCACGTCGCCGTGACGATCCGCGACCGCGGGCCGGCGGACCTCCAGCTCGGTCGCGCGGTCGACGGTCCGCTCGTGTTCCTCGACGCGGACATCCGCGAGGGGCGCCCGTTCGAGTTGAAGCGGGCGTTCGCGCTCGCGACGATGGAGTACCTGATCGACGAGTGGAACGTCCCCGAGGAGAACCTGAAGGTGACGTTCACCGAGCACGCCGCCGAGGGGATGATGGGCTACGATCGCGTCGGCGGCGACTGGGAGGGGTAG
- a CDS encoding ABC transporter substrate-binding protein produces MSDNTDGTLDAVTRRRVLAGAGTAGALGLAGCTGGSDDGASGSDATETTGTSEDGTTTATAGGGTLNFAQSKSPLDFDPLKANDVPSLQVVERLFDSLYTYGEGTELVPKLAAAEPEVNDDATEYVVELRDGVTFHNGEPITAEDVKYSFLAPGREETSNGSEFTMIDSITVVDERTVRFDLEYPFGPFRHKLAWSPVPKAYREENKQSFNRDPVGSGPFTLESATEGDEVVMERWDEYHGSAPSVEEVVFGVVEEPTTRVTTLKNGEFDVVQTVPPKLYSTVENQEGSSVAERQGLGYYYLAFNCNEGPTADPKVREAIDYAVSMDDAVANYIEPAGTRMTAPMPETVTDAWDLPTDEWADIPHDKDTDMAAQLLEEAGVSKDYSWKIIVPPDDKREQIGISVGNGLQEAGWSNVEVQRLDWGAFLDQYSTGNEDDYNMYTLGWVDEFDPDGYLYYMFHPDVEGETNGCYYRNEAVADKLTQARRSADREERNRLYAEATTTILEDRAHLPAYNLKNSFGVRDAVEGFRPHTVAGINPRLAGEETVSLND; encoded by the coding sequence GTGAGCGACAACACCGACGGAACGCTCGATGCGGTCACGCGGCGGCGAGTCCTCGCGGGCGCCGGTACCGCGGGCGCGCTCGGCCTCGCCGGCTGCACCGGCGGATCGGATGACGGCGCCTCCGGAAGCGACGCGACAGAGACGACCGGAACGAGCGAGGACGGGACGACCACCGCGACGGCGGGCGGCGGGACGTTGAACTTCGCGCAGTCGAAGTCGCCGCTGGATTTCGACCCGCTGAAGGCCAACGACGTTCCCTCGCTGCAGGTCGTCGAACGGCTCTTCGACAGCCTCTACACGTACGGCGAGGGAACCGAGCTCGTTCCGAAGCTGGCGGCCGCCGAGCCGGAGGTCAACGACGACGCCACCGAGTACGTCGTCGAGCTTCGCGACGGTGTCACCTTCCACAACGGCGAGCCGATCACCGCCGAGGACGTGAAGTACTCCTTCCTCGCCCCGGGACGCGAGGAGACCTCGAACGGCTCGGAGTTCACGATGATCGACTCCATCACCGTCGTCGACGAGCGGACGGTCCGGTTCGACCTGGAGTACCCCTTCGGGCCGTTCCGCCACAAGCTCGCGTGGTCGCCGGTGCCGAAGGCGTACCGCGAGGAGAACAAGCAGTCGTTCAACCGCGACCCAGTCGGCTCCGGGCCGTTCACGCTGGAGTCGGCCACCGAGGGCGACGAGGTCGTCATGGAGCGCTGGGATGAGTACCACGGGAGCGCGCCGAGCGTCGAGGAGGTCGTCTTCGGCGTCGTCGAGGAGCCGACGACGCGGGTGACGACGCTGAAGAACGGCGAGTTCGACGTCGTCCAGACGGTGCCGCCGAAGCTGTACTCGACCGTGGAGAACCAGGAGGGATCCTCCGTCGCGGAACGCCAGGGGCTGGGCTACTACTACCTGGCGTTCAACTGTAACGAGGGGCCCACCGCGGACCCGAAGGTCCGCGAGGCCATCGACTACGCGGTCTCGATGGACGACGCCGTCGCGAACTACATCGAGCCCGCCGGCACGCGCATGACCGCGCCGATGCCCGAGACGGTCACCGACGCCTGGGACCTCCCGACCGACGAGTGGGCGGACATCCCCCACGACAAGGACACGGACATGGCCGCCCAGCTGCTTGAGGAGGCCGGGGTTTCCAAGGACTACTCCTGGAAGATCATCGTCCCGCCGGACGACAAGCGCGAACAGATCGGCATCTCCGTCGGCAACGGGCTTCAGGAGGCCGGCTGGAGCAACGTCGAGGTGCAGCGGCTCGACTGGGGCGCGTTCCTCGACCAGTACTCCACCGGCAACGAGGACGACTACAACATGTACACGCTCGGCTGGGTCGACGAGTTCGACCCCGACGGCTACCTCTACTACATGTTCCACCCGGACGTGGAAGGCGAGACCAACGGCTGTTACTACCGCAACGAGGCGGTCGCCGACAAGCTGACGCAGGCGCGACGGTCGGCCGACCGCGAGGAGCGCAACCGGCTCTACGCCGAGGCGACGACGACGATCCTGGAGGACCGGGCGCACCTGCCCGCGTACAACCTCAAGAACAGCTTCGGCGTGCGAGACGCCGTCGAGGGGTTCCGTCCCCACACCGTCGCCGGCATCAACCCGCGGCTGGCCGGCGAGGAAACCGTCAGCCTGAACGACTGA
- a CDS encoding PspA/IM30 family protein translates to MGILSRTSYVIRSKINSILNRAEDPTETLDYSYEQMRDELQDVKQGIADLTTQKKRLEIQKRRLEENVEKHNEQAREAVQQDRDDLARKALEKKKSKMNQIEDLETQIAELQDTQDQLVDKKDELQGRIDEFKTKKETMKARYEAAEASTRVSEAMSGVGDEMADVSRSIERAEERTEEMEARSQAMDELQDTGAFDDALSDEDEIDRELQSGRTDREVDAELETLRAEMGKESAESDDGGEAAVDADADVEADAAVDAEDVPDEEVEAELEELQQEESDNSK, encoded by the coding sequence ATGGGTATCCTCTCGCGCACCTCCTACGTCATCCGCTCGAAGATCAACTCGATCCTCAACCGGGCGGAGGACCCGACGGAGACGCTCGATTACAGCTACGAACAGATGCGCGACGAGCTGCAGGACGTGAAACAGGGCATCGCCGACCTGACGACCCAGAAGAAGCGCCTGGAGATCCAGAAGCGCCGGCTTGAGGAGAACGTCGAGAAGCACAACGAGCAGGCGCGGGAGGCGGTCCAGCAGGACCGCGACGACCTCGCGCGCAAGGCGCTGGAGAAGAAGAAGTCGAAGATGAACCAGATCGAGGACCTGGAGACGCAGATCGCCGAGCTGCAGGACACCCAGGACCAGCTGGTCGACAAGAAGGACGAGCTGCAGGGCCGCATCGACGAGTTCAAGACCAAGAAGGAGACGATGAAGGCGCGCTACGAGGCCGCGGAGGCGTCGACGCGGGTGTCGGAGGCGATGTCGGGCGTCGGCGACGAGATGGCCGACGTGAGCCGGTCGATCGAGCGCGCCGAGGAACGCACCGAGGAGATGGAGGCGCGCTCGCAGGCGATGGACGAGCTGCAGGACACCGGCGCCTTCGACGACGCGCTCTCCGACGAGGACGAGATCGACCGCGAACTGCAGTCCGGGCGCACCGACCGCGAGGTCGACGCCGAGCTTGAAACGCTGCGCGCGGAGATGGGGAAGGAGTCCGCGGAGTCGGACGACGGCGGCGAGGCGGCGGTCGACGCCGACGCCGATGTCGAGGCCGACGCCGCGGTCGATGCCGAGGACGTGCCCGACGAGGAGGTCGAGGCGGAGCTCGAGGAGCTCCAGCAGGAGGAGTCGGACAACTCGAAGTAG
- a CDS encoding Lrp/AsnC family transcriptional regulator: MSSAEGDGADADATDDWRAGLDDVDARLIDDYQSGFPVAERPFGVVADDLGIDEGEALDRVKRLRERGVFRRFGAVLNPPVIGSSTLAAVSAPEDRFEEIAEVINGYRQVNHNYRRDHEWNQWFVVTAASRETRDRILAEIEERTGCSVLNLPMLTDYYIDLEFPVWNDDAFARESIESTEAAATRISESATGDLSALDRALLVEIQDGFPLTATAYRDVADAVGADVEDVLAAIERLLADGCIKRIGCVVNHIVTGFRNNCMVVWDVPDDRLDELGERVGELPYVTLCYHRPRRPDQDWPYNLFTMVHGREAEAVDAKIDELADDYLPFDHERLYSTATLKQTGAQYEELVGDGG; the protein is encoded by the coding sequence ATGAGTAGCGCCGAGGGCGATGGCGCGGACGCGGACGCGACCGACGACTGGCGCGCCGGCCTCGACGACGTGGACGCGCGGCTGATCGACGACTACCAGAGCGGCTTCCCCGTCGCCGAGCGCCCGTTCGGGGTCGTCGCCGACGACCTCGGTATCGACGAGGGGGAGGCGCTCGACCGGGTGAAACGGCTGCGCGAGCGGGGCGTCTTCCGCCGCTTCGGCGCGGTGCTCAACCCCCCGGTGATCGGCTCGTCGACGCTGGCGGCCGTCTCGGCGCCCGAGGACCGCTTCGAGGAGATCGCGGAGGTGATCAACGGCTACCGGCAGGTGAACCACAACTACCGCCGCGACCACGAGTGGAACCAGTGGTTCGTCGTCACCGCCGCCAGTCGGGAGACCCGCGACCGGATCCTCGCCGAGATCGAGGAGCGCACCGGCTGCTCGGTGCTGAACCTCCCGATGCTGACCGACTACTACATCGACCTGGAGTTCCCCGTCTGGAACGACGACGCGTTCGCACGCGAGTCCATAGAGTCGACCGAGGCCGCGGCGACCCGGATCTCCGAGAGCGCGACCGGCGACCTCTCCGCGCTGGACCGGGCGCTCCTGGTCGAGATCCAGGACGGCTTTCCACTCACCGCGACGGCGTACCGCGACGTAGCAGACGCCGTCGGCGCCGACGTGGAGGACGTGCTCGCGGCGATCGAGCGCCTGCTGGCCGACGGCTGCATCAAGCGGATCGGCTGCGTCGTGAACCACATCGTCACCGGCTTCCGGAACAACTGCATGGTCGTGTGGGACGTGCCCGACGACCGGCTGGACGAACTCGGGGAGCGGGTGGGGGAGCTTCCGTACGTCACCCTCTGTTACCACCGACCGCGCCGGCCCGACCAGGACTGGCCGTACAACCTCTTCACGATGGTCCACGGCCGGGAGGCCGAGGCCGTCGACGCGAAGATCGACGAGTTGGCCGACGACTACCTCCCGTTCGACCACGAGCGCCTCTACTCGACGGCGACGCTGAAGCAGACCGGCGCGCAGTACGAGGAGCTGGTCGGCGACGGGGGGTAG
- a CDS encoding cytochrome b N-terminal domain-containing protein, which translates to MPSNVSRDGTVVALETALLAVVAAAVATDLVLFARLTPQSLAEPIRLLLAAGAGIAASLAVAAGVADGRPLVAVGAVAAVPIAGLYAYTGLLLPWTQLSFVLGQIGVELTLSVPVLGSVLADALFGGFTLSQATLERAYRVHYGLVVAVAVVVAGRTTMLLRGRIDSSPA; encoded by the coding sequence ATGCCCTCCAACGTCTCACGCGACGGTACAGTCGTCGCACTCGAAACGGCGCTGCTCGCGGTCGTCGCCGCGGCGGTGGCGACCGACCTCGTCCTGTTCGCCCGGCTCACGCCGCAGTCGCTCGCGGAACCGATCCGGCTCCTGCTGGCCGCCGGCGCTGGGATCGCCGCGTCGCTCGCGGTCGCCGCCGGCGTCGCCGACGGGCGTCCCCTCGTCGCCGTCGGGGCGGTCGCCGCCGTTCCGATCGCCGGACTGTACGCCTACACCGGGCTGTTGCTCCCGTGGACGCAGCTGTCGTTCGTCCTCGGGCAGATCGGCGTCGAACTGACGCTCTCGGTTCCGGTGCTCGGAAGTGTGCTGGCTGACGCCCTGTTCGGGGGGTTCACCCTCTCGCAGGCGACGCTGGAGCGCGCGTATCGGGTCCACTACGGGCTCGTCGTCGCCGTCGCGGTCGTCGTCGCCGGACGGACGACGATGCTGCTTCGCGGCCGGATCGATTCGAGCCCGGCGTGA
- a CDS encoding LLM class flavin-dependent oxidoreductase: protein MSDGIHLNLFTMNSVEHVSPGSWQHPADRSAEYTDREYWTDVARTAERAGFAAVFFADVRGIYDVYGGDRETAIERAVQTPSNDPGYLVPAMAEVTDSLGFAVTKSTTYTHPYQLARELSTLDHLTDGRVAFNVVTSYLESAAANLGLDERMDKGTRYDRADEFMDVCYALWEESWDDEAVVRDRESGVFTDPAGVHEIDHEGEFFDVPGPHGCEPSPQRTPVIFQAGSSDRGRDFAAANAEAVFCSQPTERGVREYMDDLRERAAALGRDPDELAFFPGVVPVVAETEEAAEAKYERLLETVDVEATLALLSGFLDMDLSELDPDQKIEHIETDAIQGTMNAFTKSDPDREWTVREVAQFSGLGTTSPVVVGTPEQVADELQYWHEEVGVAGFNVKEVLRTGSLDDVVDLLVPELRARDLLAEPTPGETLRGRLLGDGPRLSATHPARQ, encoded by the coding sequence ATGAGCGACGGCATCCACCTCAACCTCTTCACGATGAACTCCGTGGAGCACGTCTCCCCCGGCTCCTGGCAACACCCGGCGGACCGCTCGGCGGAGTACACGGACAGGGAGTACTGGACCGACGTGGCGCGCACCGCCGAGCGCGCCGGCTTCGCCGCGGTGTTCTTCGCCGACGTGCGCGGCATCTACGACGTGTACGGCGGCGACCGCGAGACGGCCATCGAACGCGCCGTCCAGACCCCCTCGAACGACCCCGGCTACCTCGTGCCCGCGATGGCGGAGGTGACCGACTCGCTGGGCTTCGCGGTCACGAAGTCGACGACCTACACCCACCCGTACCAGCTCGCGCGGGAACTCTCCACGCTCGATCACCTCACCGACGGCCGGGTCGCGTTCAACGTCGTCACCTCCTACCTCGAATCGGCGGCGGCGAACCTCGGGCTCGACGAGCGCATGGACAAGGGGACCAGATACGACCGCGCCGACGAGTTCATGGACGTGTGCTACGCGCTGTGGGAAGAGTCGTGGGACGACGAAGCCGTCGTCCGCGACCGCGAGTCGGGCGTCTTCACCGACCCCGCGGGGGTTCACGAGATCGACCACGAGGGCGAGTTCTTCGACGTGCCCGGCCCCCACGGCTGCGAGCCGTCGCCCCAGCGCACGCCCGTGATCTTCCAGGCGGGCTCCTCCGACCGCGGGCGCGACTTCGCCGCCGCCAACGCCGAGGCGGTGTTCTGCTCGCAGCCGACCGAGCGCGGCGTCCGCGAGTACATGGACGACCTCCGCGAGCGCGCCGCAGCGCTCGGACGCGACCCCGACGAGCTGGCGTTCTTCCCGGGCGTCGTCCCCGTCGTCGCCGAGACCGAGGAGGCGGCAGAGGCGAAGTACGAGCGCCTGCTGGAGACGGTCGACGTGGAGGCGACGCTCGCGCTGCTGTCGGGCTTCCTCGACATGGACCTCTCCGAGCTCGACCCGGATCAGAAGATCGAACACATCGAGACCGACGCGATCCAGGGGACGATGAACGCGTTCACGAAGTCCGACCCCGACCGCGAGTGGACGGTGCGCGAGGTTGCGCAGTTCTCCGGGCTCGGCACCACCTCGCCGGTCGTCGTCGGCACCCCCGAGCAGGTGGCCGACGAACTGCAGTACTGGCACGAGGAGGTCGGCGTCGCCGGCTTCAACGTGAAGGAGGTGCTGCGCACCGGAAGTCTCGACGACGTGGTCGACCTCCTCGTGCCCGAGTTACGCGCGCGAGATCTGCTCGCGGAGCCGACCCCCGGCGAGACCCTCCGGGGGCGACTGCTGGGCGACGGTCCCCGGCTGTCGGCGACACACCCCGCGCGGCAGTAG
- a CDS encoding ferredoxin: MSDLDAEVQTASDVGGDGPPVEEKPYKIIFEANACFGAGKCAEVADNWEMDIASGMAKPKSYYIGEDELEENIRAAEVCPAKKDVGCIHVVDRRTDEELSPDPHGDGTLSVDW, encoded by the coding sequence ATGAGCGACCTCGACGCGGAGGTACAGACCGCCAGCGACGTCGGCGGCGACGGGCCGCCGGTGGAGGAGAAGCCGTACAAGATCATCTTCGAGGCGAACGCCTGCTTCGGCGCGGGCAAGTGCGCGGAGGTCGCGGACAACTGGGAGATGGACATCGCCAGCGGGATGGCGAAGCCGAAGTCGTACTACATCGGCGAGGACGAGTTGGAGGAGAACATCCGCGCGGCGGAGGTGTGCCCCGCGAAGAAGGACGTCGGCTGTATCCACGTCGTCGACCGCCGGACCGACGAGGAGCTGTCGCCGGACCCCCACGGCGACGGCACCCTGAGCGTCGACTGGTGA